The following are encoded together in the Pseudoalteromonas piscicida genome:
- a CDS encoding contractile injection system protein, VgrG/Pvc8 family → MHIRMTIYGTDQSTKVVNIELNTCIIYGFVFHSTLESGLDLSGELLVWNDVAFKTISPDQMSTFFTDTLFEIGTRTTSERTYFYQLTLKPRVEPLKQTGKSQIFVKINVQSLVNSLILIIKDLPTLPQCVQAQENDCTFFIRLLAKYGLIYWFECHDFNKSIVISEGNLASPYIEQGLLSVTGKDGLVREYGTSFVGFTQCQSRLRFSMDGSQVHVNAHPPTSVRSAQCRHFEPATQSPSEQFEHTGNLELACLPTNKAKTKSRWWGT, encoded by the coding sequence ATGCACATAAGGATGACCATTTACGGCACAGACCAAAGTACTAAGGTCGTCAATATTGAACTAAACACTTGTATTATTTACGGTTTTGTTTTCCATAGTACTTTAGAATCAGGTTTGGATCTTTCTGGCGAACTTTTGGTTTGGAATGATGTAGCTTTTAAAACAATCAGCCCAGATCAAATGAGCACTTTTTTCACGGACACCCTCTTTGAAATTGGTACAAGGACGACTTCTGAGCGCACCTATTTTTATCAATTAACCTTAAAGCCAAGGGTAGAGCCACTTAAGCAAACAGGAAAAAGCCAAATTTTTGTAAAAATCAATGTACAATCTTTGGTCAACTCCCTTATTTTAATCATTAAAGACTTACCCACGTTACCACAGTGCGTACAAGCGCAAGAAAACGACTGCACCTTTTTCATCCGACTCTTGGCTAAATATGGCTTAATTTATTGGTTTGAATGCCATGACTTTAATAAATCGATAGTGATTTCTGAGGGGAATCTTGCAAGTCCGTATATTGAGCAAGGATTGTTGTCGGTGACGGGTAAAGATGGCCTTGTTCGCGAATACGGAACCAGCTTTGTTGGGTTTACGCAGTGCCAAAGTCGCCTTCGCTTTAGTATGGATGGCTCGCAAGTGCATGTGAATGCCCATCCGCCAACCTCGGTTCGTTCGGCGCAGTGCCGACACTTTGAGCCCGCAACACAAAGTCCCTCAGAGCAATTTGAGCATACAGGCAATCTAGAGCTTGCTTGCCTACCAACCAACAAAGCAAAAACGAAGTCACGCTGGTGGGGAACGTAG
- the tssJ gene encoding type VI secretion system lipoprotein TssJ has translation MVLFLTGCMSTYVKLDVTATDNINLNQFNEPLPVVLKVYQLTDIQAFKNSTFEQLWKSDKSILANTLVTVEERTVNPSDRIKIEFEQAESAKYVAFVALFRDRTGGNWRAFYDLNDWPVPLSTSLDIEITSNSLRLPEVEEDK, from the coding sequence ATGGTTTTGTTTTTAACGGGTTGTATGTCTACTTACGTTAAGTTAGACGTAACTGCTACCGATAACATAAATTTAAACCAGTTTAACGAACCGCTACCTGTGGTATTAAAAGTATATCAACTTACTGATATTCAAGCCTTTAAAAATTCTACATTTGAACAGCTTTGGAAGTCAGATAAATCAATTCTGGCTAACACCTTAGTTACCGTGGAAGAACGCACCGTAAATCCCTCAGATCGTATAAAAATCGAGTTTGAACAAGCTGAATCTGCAAAGTACGTGGCTTTTGTTGCGCTATTTAGAGACAGAACTGGTGGTAACTGGCGCGCATTTTATGACTTAAATGATTGGCCTGTGCCTTTATCTACTTCTCTAGATATTGAAATTACA